A region of Anolis sagrei isolate rAnoSag1 chromosome 2, rAnoSag1.mat, whole genome shotgun sequence DNA encodes the following proteins:
- the LOC132766368 gene encoding pyrethroid hydrolase Ces2e-like isoform X2 — MEAMSQTLNVRPPNVPASEDCLYLNVFTPDTGAKLPVLVWIHGGALIVGSASLYDAPGLSALENVVVVVLQYRMGIPGFFSTGSKEAPGNWGLLDQVAALRWVQENIEAFGGDPTSVTIMGESAGGFSVGVQVLSPLSKGLFHRAISESGVALLSSLVEKNPKAMVQTVANVSGCESSSPAALVLCLRSKSEEEMAALNVQLCKVLGMIPAVVDGEFLPKAPEELLAAKEFVHVPYLMGLNNQEYGWAIPQSPVFLSLTEGMDRQEVTAAFQQSAPILNLPAETMQMALEEYLGELEDPRELREQFQDFMGDVIFLLPSIRAARAHRDSGAPVYFYEFQHRPSIFRDTRPAFVKSDHGDEVTFVLGTPFSSSKDSPLGGYTEEEKRLSKMVMRYWANFARSGNPNGHGLVEWPRYDQEEGYLELGLEPRGAHKLKQSKVDFWLKTLPEKMRKEEEEEEERKTHQEL; from the exons ATGGAGGCCATGAGCCAAACGCTGAACGTGAGGCCGCCCAACGTGCCCGCCTCGGAGGACTGCCTCTACCTCAACGTCTTCACGCCGGACACAGGGGCCAAATTGCCG GTGCTGGTCTGGATCCACGGGGGGGCCCTGATTGTGGGGAGCGCCTCCTTGTACGACGCGCCCGGCCTCTCTGCCCTCGAGAacgtggtggtggtggtcctgCAGTACCGGATGGGGATCCCGGGCTTCTTCag CACCGGGTCCAAGGAGGCGCCTGGCAACTGGGGCTTGCTGGACCAGGTGGCCGCCCTCAGGTGGGTCCAGGAGAACATCGAGGCCTTCGGAGGAGACCCCACTTCGGTGACCATCATGGGAGAGTCGGCCGGAGGGTTCAGCGTGGGGGTCCAG GTTTTGTCCCCGTTGTCCAAGGGCCTCTTTCACAGAGCCATCTCCGAGAGTGGAGTCGCCCTCCTGTCCAGCCTCGTTGAAAAGAACCCCAAAGCCATGGTACAG ACGGTGGCCAATGTCTCTGGCTGTGAGTCCAGCAGTCCAGCTGCCCTGGTGCTTTGCCTGAGGAGCAAATCGGAGGAGGAAATGGCCGCCCTGAACGTCCAGCTGTGCAAG GTTCTTGGAATGATCCCTGCGGTGGTGGACGGGGAGTTCCTTCCCAAGGCACCGGAAGAGCTGCTGGCTGCCAAGGAGTTCGTCCACGTTCCGTATCTGATGGGCCTCAACAACCAGGAATATGGGTGGGCTATCCCTCAG TCCCCTGTCTTCCTCTCCCTCACGGAGGGCATGGACCGGCAGGAAGTGACGGCTGCCTTCCAGCAATCGGCCCCCATCCTG AACCTCCCGGCGGAAACCATGCAGATGGCCCTGGAGGAGTATCTGGGGGAGCTGGAAGACCCCCGGGAACTACGGGAGCAGTTTCAGGATTTCATGGGGGACgtcatctttctccttccttctattcgGGCAGCGAGAGCTCATAGAG ACTCGGGTGCCCCCGTCTACTTCTACGAATTCCAGCACCGCCCTTCCATCTTCAGAGACACCAGGCCGGCTTTTGTAAAGTCCGACCACGGAGACGAAGTCACCTTTGTTTTGGGAACGCCGTTCTCAAGCAGCAAGGATTCCCCGCTTG GGGGATACACCGAGGAGGAGAAGCGGCTGAGCAAGATGGTGATGCGATACTGGGCGAACTTTGCACGCAGCGG GAACCCCAACGGCCACGGGCTGGTGGAGTGGCCCCGCTACGACCAGGAGGAGGGCTACCTGGAACTGGGCTTGGAGCCGAGAGGAGCCCACAAGCTGAAGCAGAGCAAAGTCGACTTCTGGCTGAAGACCCTGCCGGAGAagatgaggaaggaggaggaggaagaggaggagaggaagacacaCCAGGAGCTGTAG